From Coriobacteriaceae bacterium, a single genomic window includes:
- a CDS encoding anti-sigma factor antagonist (This anti-anti-sigma factor, or anti-sigma factor antagonist, belongs to a family that includes characterized members SpoIIAA, RsbV, RsfA, and RsfB.) encodes MNEWNDIAVLTPPGDIDIATVPALRRRLDALIGRGVRRVVINCQAVSFIDSTGLAFLLTRARELMRREGLLSLVNASGEVVRFLEIARLVDILHVAGPARESIPAIPVGELPRWSKSVEVRQGIENLPYYRHRIVELLESLPLRRDERYDVALASGEALGNAYDHAGGIGCVLTVQAYGDRVVVEVLDRGAGYSIDETSEPVASEERGRGIKLMRMLVDNVEVARRTDGAGTRVQMVKLFSGALESCA; translated from the coding sequence ACGGTGCCTGCGCTGCGTCGGCGGTTGGATGCTTTGATTGGCCGCGGCGTGCGTCGTGTTGTCATCAACTGTCAGGCTGTTAGCTTTATCGATTCGACGGGCTTGGCATTCCTGCTTACGCGCGCTCGTGAGCTCATGAGGCGAGAAGGCCTGCTTTCGCTCGTCAATGCATCGGGTGAAGTTGTTCGCTTTTTGGAGATTGCTCGTCTTGTCGATATCCTTCATGTCGCGGGGCCGGCACGGGAGTCTATTCCCGCCATTCCGGTGGGGGAGCTGCCTCGCTGGAGTAAGAGCGTCGAGGTCCGTCAGGGTATCGAGAATCTTCCATACTACCGACATCGCATCGTCGAACTCCTTGAATCGCTTCCGTTGCGCCGTGACGAGCGCTACGATGTCGCATTGGCGTCGGGGGAGGCGCTGGGTAATGCCTATGACCATGCGGGCGGTATCGGGTGCGTCCTGACGGTTCAGGCCTATGGCGATCGCGTTGTGGTTGAGGTGCTTGATCGAGGTGCCGGCTATTCTATCGATGAAACGAGCGAGCCGGTCGCATCCGAGGAGCGCGGCCGTGGCATCAAGCTTATGCGTATGCTCGTCGATAACGTGGAGGTTGCTCGTCGTACGGACGGCGCCGGCACGCGCGTACAGATGGTGAAGCTGTTTAGCGGAGCGCTGGAATCGTGTGCCTAG
- a CDS encoding glycoside hydrolase family 13 protein produces the protein MATEKSSLRSWMSDAAIYQIYPRSFKDSTGSGLGDIAGITQKMDYLERLGIEAIWLSPFYPSPLVDGGYDVADYCDVDPRLGSLDDFDDMIAAAHARGIKVIVDIVPNHSSNQHPWFKAALAAGPGSPERARYIFRDGCGEHGELPPTNWNANFGGPAWTRVADGQWYLHMFTPEQPDFDWSCPEVHALFCDVLAFWSDRGVDGFRIDVAQGLAKDLDRDDLDRWHLAEGDDMVDDGTHPLWDRNEVHEIYREWRRVFDRYNPPRSAVAEAWVLPERQYLYARPSELGQTFNFEFAKATWTYDDMHTAIEKGLKAAVESDSASTWVLSNHDVPRVATRYALPQIKATRYHQIALDWLLRDGSSYDEDRELGERRARAALLLELSLPGSAYVYQGEELGLFEVADIPWAALEDPTATNTHGPKREKGRDGCRVPLPWAAADDPAHGGSFGFSPADADAAPHLPQPAWFSDYAADREEVDPTSMLALYRDALWLRRKLRGCANDLAWLDLDGRTGLADGAEGAEGGVIAYRRDNGWACVTNFGAAPVELPAGRVLLTSSPLADGRLAQDSSAWIMLGEM, from the coding sequence ATGGCTACAGAAAAGTCCTCTTTGCGCTCATGGATGTCCGACGCTGCGATCTATCAGATCTACCCGCGCTCGTTTAAGGATTCGACTGGTTCGGGTCTGGGCGATATCGCGGGCATTACCCAGAAGATGGACTATCTTGAGCGGCTGGGTATCGAGGCCATCTGGCTGAGCCCGTTTTACCCATCGCCTCTTGTCGATGGTGGCTATGACGTGGCGGACTACTGCGATGTCGACCCACGTCTCGGCTCGCTTGACGACTTCGACGACATGATCGCTGCGGCTCACGCGCGCGGCATCAAGGTCATCGTCGACATCGTGCCCAACCATTCATCCAACCAGCACCCCTGGTTCAAAGCCGCTCTTGCCGCCGGCCCCGGTTCTCCCGAGCGCGCCCGTTATATCTTCCGCGATGGTTGCGGCGAGCATGGCGAGCTGCCTCCCACCAATTGGAATGCCAACTTTGGCGGCCCCGCCTGGACGCGTGTTGCGGACGGTCAGTGGTATCTGCACATGTTTACGCCCGAGCAGCCGGACTTTGACTGGTCATGTCCTGAGGTTCACGCGCTCTTTTGCGACGTCCTGGCGTTTTGGAGCGATCGAGGCGTCGACGGCTTTCGCATTGATGTGGCGCAGGGTCTCGCCAAGGATCTCGACCGCGATGACCTCGACCGGTGGCATCTCGCCGAGGGCGATGACATGGTTGACGACGGCACCCATCCGCTGTGGGACCGCAATGAGGTCCACGAGATCTATCGCGAGTGGCGCCGCGTGTTCGACCGCTATAATCCGCCGCGCAGTGCCGTTGCCGAGGCGTGGGTGCTGCCCGAGCGCCAGTATCTCTACGCGCGTCCCAGCGAGCTTGGCCAGACATTCAACTTTGAGTTTGCCAAGGCCACTTGGACCTATGATGACATGCACACTGCAATCGAGAAGGGCTTGAAGGCAGCCGTCGAATCCGATTCCGCCTCGACCTGGGTACTCTCCAACCACGACGTGCCGCGCGTGGCGACACGCTATGCCCTGCCGCAAATCAAGGCGACGCGCTACCACCAGATTGCGCTCGACTGGCTCTTACGCGACGGGTCGTCTTATGACGAGGACCGTGAACTTGGCGAGCGCCGCGCGCGGGCGGCCCTTTTGCTTGAACTGTCGCTTCCGGGCTCGGCATACGTGTATCAGGGTGAGGAGCTCGGCCTTTTTGAGGTGGCTGATATCCCGTGGGCTGCACTCGAAGACCCTACTGCGACCAATACGCACGGACCGAAGCGTGAGAAGGGGCGCGACGGCTGTCGTGTGCCCCTGCCGTGGGCGGCGGCGGACGATCCCGCGCATGGCGGATCGTTTGGGTTTTCGCCGGCAGACGCCGATGCGGCGCCCCATCTGCCGCAGCCTGCATGGTTTTCCGATTATGCTGCCGATAGGGAAGAAGTGGACCCGACATCGATGCTTGCGCTCTATCGTGACGCCCTCTGGCTGCGGCGCAAGCTGCGCGGGTGCGCCAACGATCTTGCGTGGCTCGATCTTGACGGGCGCACCGGTCTTGCGGATGGTGCCGAGGGCGCTGAGGGCGGCGTCATCGCCTATCGCCGCGATAACGGCTGGGCGTGTGTGACGAACTTCGGTGCAGCACCCGTGGAGCTGCCGGCGGGCAGGGTCCTGCTCACCTCATCACCGCTTGCAGACGGCAGGCTCGCACAGGACAGCTCTGCCTGGATCATGCTCGGTGAGATGTAG
- the nrdD gene encoding anaerobic ribonucleoside-triphosphate reductase, with product MKIIKRSGTEVTFDIDKIVNAIRAANLEVQEGFRLTDRQVIYAAQNVAEACENAGHTVSVEEIQDLVEDEIMRLDCYEVARHYIIYRYVQSLKRQKNTTDDKILSLIECNNEEVKQENSNKNPTVNSVQRDYMAGEISKDLTQRVLLPQDIVDAHNEGLIHFHDSDYFAQHMHNCDLVNLEDMLQNGTVISGTLIEKPHSFSTACNIATQIIAQVASSQYGGQSISLTHLAPFVEVSRQKIRGEVARELEELGVSASAEKVREVVEDRLRDEIRRGVQTIQYQVVTLMTTNGQAPFVTVFMYLNEARSAQEKHDLAMIVEETLRQRYEGVKNEAGVWITPAFPKLIYVLEDDNVREDSPYFYLTQLAAKCTAKRMVPDYISEKKMRELKLSKGETAGNGDCYTCMGCRSFLTPDRSGNGFNNVANALNYDPNKPKYYGRFNQGVVTINLPDVALSSHQDMDKFWKIFDERLELCHRALLCRHERLMGTLSDAAPILWQYGALARLKKGETIDKLLVGGYSTISLGYAGLYECVKYMTGHSHTEKEGTPFAMAVMQRMNDKCAEWKAESDIDFSLYGTPLESTTYKFAKCLQRRFGIIPGVTDKGYITNSYHVHVSEEIDAFDKLKFEGMFQQLSPGGAISYVEVPNMQDNLKAVIRVMQYIYDNIMYAELNTKSDYCQVCGYDGEIKIVEDDGKLVWECPNCGNRDQEKMNVARRTCGYIGTQFWNQGRTEEIRDRVLHL from the coding sequence ATGAAGATCATCAAGCGCAGCGGTACCGAGGTTACCTTTGACATCGATAAGATCGTCAATGCGATCCGCGCCGCCAACTTGGAGGTCCAGGAGGGCTTTCGCCTTACCGACCGTCAGGTGATTTACGCGGCGCAAAACGTCGCCGAGGCATGCGAGAACGCCGGCCATACCGTTTCGGTCGAGGAGATCCAGGACCTGGTCGAGGACGAGATTATGCGTCTCGACTGCTACGAGGTCGCCCGTCACTACATTATCTACCGTTATGTTCAGAGCCTGAAGCGCCAGAAGAACACGACCGACGACAAGATCCTGTCGCTCATCGAGTGCAACAACGAAGAGGTCAAACAGGAGAACTCCAATAAGAACCCGACCGTCAATTCCGTCCAGCGTGACTACATGGCCGGCGAGATCTCCAAGGACCTGACCCAGCGCGTGCTGCTGCCCCAGGATATCGTGGATGCCCATAACGAGGGTCTCATTCACTTCCACGATTCTGATTACTTTGCCCAGCACATGCACAATTGCGATTTGGTGAACCTGGAGGACATGCTCCAGAACGGCACCGTTATCTCGGGCACGCTGATCGAAAAGCCCCATAGCTTCTCGACGGCCTGCAACATTGCTACGCAGATTATCGCTCAGGTCGCTTCCTCCCAGTACGGCGGCCAGTCCATCTCTCTGACGCATCTTGCTCCGTTTGTCGAGGTAAGCCGTCAGAAAATTCGCGGAGAGGTTGCCCGTGAGCTCGAGGAGCTCGGCGTCTCTGCGTCTGCCGAGAAGGTGCGCGAGGTTGTCGAGGACCGTCTGCGCGATGAGATTCGCCGCGGCGTCCAGACGATTCAGTACCAGGTCGTCACCCTTATGACCACCAACGGACAGGCGCCGTTCGTGACGGTCTTCATGTACCTGAACGAGGCGCGCTCCGCCCAAGAGAAGCACGACCTCGCCATGATTGTGGAGGAGACGCTTCGCCAGCGCTACGAGGGCGTTAAGAACGAGGCCGGCGTGTGGATCACCCCGGCGTTCCCCAAGCTCATCTATGTGCTCGAGGACGATAACGTCCGCGAGGACTCGCCGTACTTCTACCTGACGCAGTTGGCCGCCAAGTGCACCGCAAAGCGCATGGTGCCCGATTACATCTCCGAGAAGAAGATGCGCGAGCTCAAGCTGTCGAAGGGCGAGACCGCGGGCAACGGCGACTGCTATACCTGCATGGGTTGTCGCAGCTTCCTGACGCCCGACCGCTCCGGTAACGGATTTAACAACGTGGCCAACGCGCTGAACTATGACCCAAACAAGCCCAAGTACTACGGTCGCTTTAACCAGGGCGTTGTGACCATCAACCTGCCCGATGTCGCCCTGAGCTCGCATCAGGACATGGACAAGTTCTGGAAGATCTTCGACGAGCGCCTTGAGCTGTGCCACCGCGCCCTGCTGTGCCGTCATGAGCGTCTGATGGGTACGCTTTCGGATGCCGCACCGATTCTTTGGCAGTACGGTGCTCTCGCCCGTCTGAAGAAGGGCGAGACGATCGACAAGCTGCTCGTGGGCGGTTACTCCACCATTAGTCTGGGTTATGCCGGCCTGTATGAGTGCGTCAAGTATATGACGGGCCACAGCCACACCGAGAAGGAGGGCACGCCCTTTGCCATGGCCGTCATGCAGCGCATGAACGACAAGTGCGCCGAGTGGAAGGCCGAAAGCGATATTGACTTCTCGCTGTACGGTACCCCGCTTGAGTCGACGACCTACAAGTTCGCCAAGTGCCTGCAGCGTCGTTTTGGCATCATCCCGGGCGTGACGGACAAGGGCTACATCACCAACAGCTACCACGTCCATGTGTCTGAGGAGATTGATGCTTTCGATAAGCTCAAGTTCGAGGGTATGTTCCAGCAGCTTTCGCCGGGCGGTGCCATCTCCTACGTCGAGGTTCCCAACATGCAGGACAACCTCAAGGCTGTCATTCGCGTGATGCAGTACATCTACGACAACATCATGTACGCCGAGCTCAACACCAAGAGCGACTACTGCCAGGTGTGCGGCTACGACGGCGAGATCAAGATTGTCGAGGATGATGGCAAACTGGTGTGGGAGTGCCCCAACTGCGGCAACCGCGATCAGGAGAAGATGAATGTTGCCCGTCGCACGTGCGGCTACATCGGTACCCAGTTCTGGAACCAGGGCCGAACCGAGGAGATCCGCGACCGCGTGCTGCATCTCTAA
- the nrdG gene encoding anaerobic ribonucleoside-triphosphate reductase activating protein, with translation MNYANIKYFDIADGEGVRTSLFVSGCRRGCKNCFNSVAWDFAAGEPFDRAVEDKIIESLDHPFIDGLTILGGEPMEPENQAGLVEFVERVRAAYPAGSGKTIWCFTGDVLEELMPGGRHHTEATDRILACLDMLVDGPFVQDLYDISLRFRGSSNQRVIDMNATRARAEREGVTLCDAVELWRDDPVYSTHTM, from the coding sequence ATGAACTACGCGAACATTAAGTATTTCGACATTGCTGATGGGGAAGGTGTTCGTACTTCTCTGTTTGTGAGCGGGTGCCGTCGTGGGTGCAAGAACTGCTTTAACTCTGTCGCGTGGGACTTTGCTGCGGGCGAGCCGTTCGATCGTGCCGTCGAGGACAAGATTATCGAGAGCCTCGATCATCCCTTTATTGACGGCCTGACGATTCTGGGCGGCGAGCCTATGGAACCTGAGAATCAGGCGGGACTCGTTGAGTTTGTCGAGCGCGTTCGTGCCGCGTATCCTGCGGGGTCAGGAAAGACCATTTGGTGTTTTACCGGCGACGTGCTCGAGGAGCTTATGCCGGGCGGTCGCCACCATACCGAGGCGACGGACCGTATCCTTGCCTGCCTCGATATGTTGGTGGATGGCCCGTTTGTTCAGGATCTGTACGATATCTCATTGCGCTTTAGGGGCTCGAGTAACCAGCGCGTGATTGATATGAACGCCACGCGTGCCCGTGCCGAGCGTGAGGGCGTTACGCTTTGTGATGCGGTTGAACTTTGGCGTGATGATCCGGTCTATTCGACCCATACTATGTAG
- the folE gene encoding GTP cyclohydrolase I FolE gives MVDQEKVEAAIKLLLEGIGEDPTREGLLETPARVARMYGEIAGGMDQSAEEHLSKTFAVASNDLVIERDITFYSLCEHHLLPFYGKAAIGYIPNGRVAGLSKLARTVEVYARRLQLQEQLCAQVADALMDYLAPQGAIVLMEAEHMCMTMRGVQKPGTKTVTLTRRGVFETDPALEERFFRMLGR, from the coding sequence ATGGTCGATCAGGAAAAAGTCGAGGCCGCCATTAAGCTGTTGCTTGAGGGCATAGGCGAGGACCCAACTCGTGAGGGCCTGCTGGAGACCCCGGCGCGCGTTGCCCGTATGTATGGTGAGATCGCCGGCGGTATGGACCAGAGTGCCGAGGAGCACCTGTCCAAAACCTTTGCCGTCGCCTCGAACGACTTGGTTATCGAGCGCGACATCACGTTTTACTCGCTGTGCGAGCATCATCTGCTGCCGTTTTATGGCAAGGCTGCGATCGGCTATATCCCTAACGGTCGCGTGGCGGGTCTGTCTAAGCTCGCTCGCACGGTTGAAGTCTATGCCCGTCGTCTGCAGCTGCAGGAGCAGCTGTGTGCGCAGGTTGCCGACGCCCTCATGGATTATCTCGCTCCCCAGGGAGCGATTGTGCTCATGGAGGCTGAGCATATGTGCATGACCATGCGCGGCGTGCAAAAGCCCGGCACCAAGACCGTGACGCTCACTCGCCGCGGCGTCTTTGAGACCGATCCCGCGCTCGAGGAGCGGTTCTTTAGGATGCTGGGCCGTTAG
- a CDS encoding HD domain-containing protein has translation MRVVNDFTSKTDEGTSRRGFMASGLAPFGAMPRVDYICANGLFRRHLGNIAQLESGRIFCRHGIDHLLDVARIMWIKNLEEQLEFDREVVYATALLHDIGKDEQYESGISHDVASERVADAILGGMPDDVAFEPADAAAIKTAILGHRKLRVNSQPLERLLYAADKASRACFACPARNACNWSDDKKNLSIRV, from the coding sequence ATGAGGGTCGTCAACGACTTTACATCGAAGACCGATGAGGGGACGTCGCGTCGCGGCTTTATGGCTTCGGGCCTGGCCCCCTTTGGTGCCATGCCTCGCGTTGATTACATTTGTGCCAACGGGCTTTTCCGGCGGCACCTGGGCAACATTGCACAGTTGGAATCGGGGCGCATCTTCTGCCGCCACGGTATTGACCATCTGCTCGATGTCGCTCGCATTATGTGGATCAAGAATCTCGAGGAGCAGCTCGAATTTGACCGCGAGGTTGTCTACGCCACGGCACTTCTTCACGATATCGGCAAAGATGAACAGTATGAATCGGGTATATCCCATGATGTTGCAAGCGAGCGCGTCGCTGATGCAATTCTCGGCGGCATGCCCGATGACGTGGCGTTTGAGCCGGCCGATGCCGCAGCCATTAAGACGGCCATTCTGGGCCATCGAAAGCTGCGCGTGAACAGCCAACCGCTTGAGCGTCTGCTCTATGCGGCCGACAAGGCCTCGCGCGCCTGCTTCGCATGCCCCGCGCGCAATGCTTGCAACTGGAGCGATGATAAAAAGAACCTGTCGATTCGCGTGTAG
- the folB gene encoding dihydroneopterin aldolase, which produces MSNKKLPENATKTEGAELARRGRGEISTATAVPHVSYDDLRHADRIVIDGLEVFANHGVYPEENALGQKFIVSLVLYADLRAAGEHDNLDASIDYGSVCHDVDGYLREHTFKLIEAAAEGTAQMLLRRYPSLLGVRIKLDKPWAPVGLPLASCGVEIERVR; this is translated from the coding sequence ATGAGTAACAAAAAGCTGCCCGAGAATGCAACCAAGACTGAAGGCGCCGAGCTCGCCCGCCGTGGCAGGGGCGAAATATCCACCGCAACGGCGGTGCCCCACGTGAGCTATGACGATCTGCGCCATGCCGACCGTATTGTCATTGACGGGCTTGAGGTTTTTGCCAACCATGGTGTGTATCCCGAGGAGAACGCGCTGGGCCAGAAGTTCATCGTGTCCTTGGTGCTCTATGCCGACCTGCGCGCTGCGGGGGAGCACGATAACCTGGACGCCTCGATTGACTACGGCTCGGTGTGCCACGATGTCGATGGCTATCTGCGCGAGCATACGTTTAAGCTCATCGAGGCGGCGGCTGAGGGTACGGCCCAGATGCTGCTGCGCCGTTATCCCTCGCTGCTTGGTGTGCGCATCAAGCTCGATAAGCCTTGGGCGCCCGTCGGTCTTCCCCTGGCAAGCTGCGGTGTCGAGATCGAGCGCGTGCGCTAG
- a CDS encoding M48 family metallopeptidase, which produces MTQQFTISVSRPDGTPISVVVTKKRVKNFNLRVTSSGEVHASAPLGASREHIEAFVKRNSAWIISRLAQREQRQTTAQESLSPSSIIALWGKPITVQDALDHNFDPPAPRPKQATFASFMGTDESDEGPQAKRHAILDGLTSDELQAHIDQLYASEVTAALRDIVHAYEIAMGVTVARVSVRSMKTRWGSCTPKTGAIRIARELAAYPVECLDMVVAHELVHLLEPSHNQRFHALLDTYCPNNRALSQRLKQPPLNKL; this is translated from the coding sequence TTGACGCAGCAGTTTACGATTTCTGTATCCCGACCGGATGGGACGCCCATCTCCGTCGTCGTTACCAAAAAACGCGTCAAAAACTTCAACCTACGCGTCACATCGAGCGGCGAGGTCCACGCCAGCGCACCGCTCGGCGCCAGCCGCGAGCATATCGAAGCGTTTGTGAAGCGCAACAGCGCCTGGATTATCAGCCGACTTGCCCAGCGCGAGCAACGTCAGACGACGGCACAGGAGTCGCTCAGCCCCTCGTCCATCATTGCACTTTGGGGCAAGCCCATCACGGTACAGGATGCACTCGACCACAACTTTGATCCCCCCGCACCGCGGCCCAAACAAGCCACGTTCGCAAGCTTTATGGGTACCGATGAATCGGACGAAGGCCCGCAGGCCAAGCGGCACGCAATCCTCGACGGCCTAACGTCCGACGAGCTCCAAGCCCACATCGACCAGCTCTACGCGTCCGAGGTCACCGCAGCGCTACGCGACATCGTGCACGCGTACGAAATCGCAATGGGCGTCACCGTGGCCCGCGTCTCCGTGCGCAGCATGAAAACGCGTTGGGGCTCCTGCACACCCAAAACCGGCGCCATTCGCATCGCGCGCGAGCTCGCCGCCTACCCTGTCGAATGCCTCGACATGGTTGTCGCCCACGAGCTCGTCCACTTGCTCGAGCCAAGCCACAATCAGCGGTTTCACGCCCTGCTCGACACGTACTGCCCCAACAATAGAGCCCTGTCGCAGCGGCTCAAGCAGCCACCCCTCAACAAGCTCTAG
- a CDS encoding membrane dipeptidase, giving the protein MAYPVFDLHCDTADRIGWATLDLDLRFTAGTDGYFPGDETHPQDFDLIEGNACAISLAKIGNTPWAQCFATFVPDEIPTAHAARFQAQIMAHMSGQAMLNHDRMVNVRSAADIRPALKDGKVACIHTIENATFFAEDPALIEVLKSLGVLMSSLSWNAQGPLASGHDTHAGLTAAGIEALTQMEHAGMVLDVSHLNDECFDEVVAHATRPFVASHSNSRAVCGVKRNLTDDQFRTIRDMGGIVGLNYCSEFLSNDATDKTAADVTFDQLAAHIEHWLDLGGEDVIALGGDWDGATVPAFLSDASKMPEFQNMLSKHFGKTVMQKLCSDNALAFFERY; this is encoded by the coding sequence ATGGCATATCCCGTATTTGACCTACACTGCGACACCGCCGACCGCATCGGCTGGGCCACGCTCGATCTCGACCTGCGCTTTACCGCCGGCACCGACGGTTATTTCCCCGGCGACGAAACGCATCCGCAAGATTTCGACCTCATCGAGGGCAACGCCTGCGCCATCTCGCTCGCAAAGATCGGCAACACGCCGTGGGCACAGTGCTTCGCCACGTTTGTCCCCGACGAGATTCCCACCGCCCACGCCGCGCGCTTCCAGGCGCAAATCATGGCGCATATGAGCGGCCAGGCAATGCTCAACCACGACCGCATGGTCAACGTACGCAGCGCCGCAGACATTCGCCCTGCGCTCAAAGACGGCAAGGTCGCTTGCATCCACACCATCGAAAACGCCACGTTCTTTGCCGAGGACCCCGCGCTGATCGAGGTGCTCAAGAGCCTGGGCGTGCTTATGTCGTCACTCAGCTGGAACGCGCAGGGACCGCTCGCGAGCGGCCACGACACCCACGCCGGCCTCACCGCCGCCGGTATCGAGGCGCTTACGCAGATGGAGCACGCCGGCATGGTGCTCGACGTTTCCCACCTCAACGATGAGTGCTTTGACGAGGTTGTCGCCCACGCCACGCGCCCCTTCGTTGCCAGCCACTCCAACTCCCGCGCGGTTTGCGGCGTCAAGCGCAACCTCACCGACGACCAGTTCCGCACCATTCGCGACATGGGCGGTATCGTCGGCCTCAACTACTGCAGCGAGTTCCTATCCAACGACGCAACCGACAAGACCGCCGCAGACGTCACCTTCGACCAGCTAGCGGCACATATCGAGCACTGGCTCGACCTGGGCGGCGAGGACGTCATCGCGCTCGGCGGCGACTGGGACGGCGCCACGGTGCCTGCTTTCCTCTCCGATGCCAGCAAGATGCCCGAGTTCCAGAACATGCTTTCCAAGCATTTTGGCAAGACCGTGATGCAGAAGCTCTGCAGCGACAACGCGCTTGCCTTCTTTGAGCGTTATTAA
- a CDS encoding peptidylprolyl isomerase has translation MSNQGKKVKTHYRGTLDDGTQFDSSYDRGEPLEFTCGAGQMIKGFDAAVVDMQVGEKKTVHIPAADAYGEHNPEMVLTFPAEQVPNIEQIEKGMKLFLSTPSGMPVPAVVIDVTPEAVTLDANHELAGKDLNFDIELVEVEG, from the coding sequence ATGTCCAACCAGGGCAAGAAGGTCAAGACCCATTATCGCGGCACGCTCGACGACGGCACGCAGTTCGATAGCTCCTACGATCGCGGCGAGCCGCTGGAGTTCACCTGCGGTGCCGGTCAGATGATCAAGGGCTTCGACGCCGCTGTTGTCGACATGCAGGTGGGCGAGAAGAAGACCGTGCACATTCCTGCTGCCGATGCCTACGGCGAGCACAATCCCGAGATGGTTCTGACCTTCCCGGCCGAGCAGGTTCCCAACATCGAGCAGATCGAGAAGGGCATGAAGCTCTTCCTGTCCACGCCGAGCGGTATGCCCGTCCCCGCCGTCGTCATTGACGTGACGCCCGAGGCTGTGACGCTCGACGCCAACCACGAGCTGGCCGGCAAGGACCTCAACTTTGATATCGAGCTCGTCGAGGTCGAGGGTTAG
- a CDS encoding HAD family hydrolase codes for MGLEGIKLIACDLDGTLLHPGEREPRSEAFELIDELHRRGIVFMPASGRQYASLRYLFAPVADELAYVCENGALVMSEGRAVVKRSMERCLAMDIANAVVAYPHADVTLSCEGRLYTMSGNDAFVEHLRYEVHCDVAVVDRPEDIDEDVIKIAFQTPEAEQPAALEYFERHFSDCVDVMTSGTEWTDFIGFDSGKGSALADYGRALGISPDEMMAFGDNENDRDMLNVVGHPYLMESCNPSMRGINDRVRYVRTVEEELRRLLAE; via the coding sequence ATGGGTCTTGAGGGAATCAAGCTGATTGCATGCGATTTGGACGGCACGTTGCTGCATCCGGGGGAGCGCGAGCCGCGTTCCGAGGCCTTTGAGCTTATCGATGAGCTGCATCGTCGCGGTATCGTGTTTATGCCGGCGAGCGGCCGTCAATATGCGAGCTTGCGCTACCTGTTTGCCCCGGTGGCCGATGAGCTCGCCTACGTATGCGAAAACGGAGCCCTGGTGATGAGCGAGGGGCGTGCCGTTGTCAAGCGTTCCATGGAGCGTTGCCTTGCTATGGATATCGCGAATGCCGTGGTTGCGTATCCCCATGCCGACGTGACCCTTTCGTGTGAGGGGCGCCTCTACACCATGAGCGGCAACGACGCGTTTGTTGAACACCTGCGTTATGAGGTCCACTGCGATGTGGCGGTGGTCGACCGTCCCGAGGACATCGACGAGGACGTCATTAAGATTGCCTTCCAGACGCCCGAGGCAGAGCAGCCGGCGGCGCTGGAGTATTTCGAGCGCCACTTTAGCGACTGTGTCGACGTGATGACGTCGGGAACCGAGTGGACGGACTTTATCGGCTTTGATTCGGGTAAGGGTTCCGCGCTTGCCGATTACGGTCGTGCCCTGGGAATTTCGCCCGATGAGATGATGGCGTTTGGCGATAACGAAAACGACCGCGACATGCTCAACGTAGTGGGCCATCCCTATCTAATGGAGAGCTGCAATCCCTCTATGCGTGGCATCAACGACCGCGTCCGTTACGTACGCACGGTCGAAGAGGAGCTGCGTCGCCTGCTCGCCGAGTAG
- a CDS encoding transcriptional repressor has product MAVQRRNTKQRKLVLDAVRQSYNHPTADEIYNVVREQDDKISRGTVYRNLNLLADAGEILSIKTPGGSRFDRTVEPHAHIICTSCSRVIDVPLPFDAQLDAKASEQIGWHVTSHYTIFEGLCPDCR; this is encoded by the coding sequence ATGGCGGTGCAAAGAAGAAATACCAAGCAGCGAAAGCTGGTTCTCGACGCCGTGCGCCAAAGCTATAACCATCCCACCGCCGATGAGATCTACAACGTCGTGCGCGAGCAGGATGACAAAATCAGCCGCGGCACGGTCTACCGCAACCTCAACCTCCTGGCCGATGCCGGCGAGATCCTCTCCATCAAGACGCCGGGCGGCAGCCGCTTCGATCGTACCGTCGAGCCTCATGCGCACATCATCTGCACCTCGTGCAGCCGCGTCATCGACGTACCGCTCCCCTTCGATGCCCAGCTCGACGCTAAGGCGTCCGAGCAAATCGGTTGGCACGTCACGTCGCACTACACCATCTTCGAGGGTCTCTGTCCCGACTGCCGGTAG